ACTTTTCCATCGAAGGATTTAGCGAAGAGACTCCTTATGAAGAGATTCAAAATCTCGCACAAACCCATCATCTTTTAGATTACTATGATTTAGGAAGCGGTTATATTCCCACTTTGCCTTATCATCTCGGTCAAAAAGAGCACTCCTTGCCACAAATTCTCAAATCCAAGCCCTCCTTGATTAGTTTTAGTGGTGACAAACTCTTTGGCAGTGTTCAAGCGGGGATTATCGCAGGGAAAAAAGAGCTCATCAGCGAACTCAAAAAAAATCAACTTCTTAGAATGTTGCGCGTCGATAAGATTACGCTCGCACTCTTAGAAGAGACGATTAAATCCTATCTTAAAGAGGAATTTGAAGACATCCCGACATTAGACATGCTCTTTACCGAGGTCCAAACACTAAAAGAGCGGGCGCTCAAAGTGCAAGAAGATATCGGAATAACACGATGTGACGTGATTGACAGTACGACCGTCATGGGAGGGGGCACGCTGCCAAATCGTGAATTTCCAACCGTCGCATTGCACATCAAAGGGAAAGCTGAAGTTTTAGAGAAAGAGTTTAGAAATCACCATATCATCGGACGCATCGAAAATGATAAGTTTTTACTTGATTTTAGAAGTATTTTACCTAGAATCGATGCCATATTAACCCAAAAGATCAAAGCGATCTTAACAATCAAATAATATGTCTTTTGAGACATTTGTATGACCAATATTAAAGAGAGATAAGCAACATGAAATACATAATAGTAGGAACTGCCGGTCACGTAGACCATGGAAAAACCGCACTCATCGAAGCGATGACTGGATTCAGTGGAGACAGTTTAGAAGAAGAAAAACGTCGAGGTATCACGATAGATTTGAGTTTTTCACATCTACAAAATGACGATATTAATGTCGCCTTTATTGACGTTCCCGGTCATGAGAAACTTTTGAAAAATATGATTGCGGGGGCTTTTGGTTTTGATGCCAGCTTGGTTGTTGTTGATGCCAATGAGGGATTAAAACCTCAAACCATTGAACATCTTGAAATTCTCAATCTATTACACGT
This genomic window from Sulfurospirillum sp. 1612 contains:
- the selA gene encoding L-seryl-tRNA(Sec) selenium transferase; protein product: MKNKFREIPKIDKIAQDPIFEGLNQKLILKIAKEKIEALREALRSGTIEKIDQSELLEAVKKSYHDLFSPSLKQLINATGVILHTNMGRSLISETLIERAKPILCNYSNLEYDLEHGCRGERYEHVSRHMINLLGVEDVLVVNNNASAVFLILNTFAKGKEVIVSRGELVEIGGSFRIPEVMSQSGAILREVGATNKTKLSDYDKALSDNSVMIMKVHKSNFSIEGFSEETPYEEIQNLAQTHHLLDYYDLGSGYIPTLPYHLGQKEHSLPQILKSKPSLISFSGDKLFGSVQAGIIAGKKELISELKKNQLLRMLRVDKITLALLEETIKSYLKEEFEDIPTLDMLFTEVQTLKERALKVQEDIGITRCDVIDSTTVMGGGTLPNREFPTVALHIKGKAEVLEKEFRNHHIIGRIENDKFLLDFRSILPRIDAILTQKIKAILTIK